One region of Fragaria vesca subsp. vesca linkage group LG4, FraVesHawaii_1.0, whole genome shotgun sequence genomic DNA includes:
- the LOC101308759 gene encoding E3 ubiquitin-protein ligase ORTHRUS 2-like produces MAHVIHLPCDGDGVCMLCKTTPSDEDRLTCKTCATPWHVSCLSSRPESLASTLHWECPDCSSLTGDTPAVQSAVSGDLIAAIRAIEADAALTEQQKACKRQELMSGKAQQEEDEGCAGRKGVNDGVLDGIFNCSFCMQLPERPVTTPCGHNFCLKCFQKWVGQGKRTCAKCRHVIPSKMASQPRINSSLVVAIRMAKLSKSHVTEGPAKLYHFVRNQDRPDKAFTTERAQNSGKSNAASGKIFVTIPADHFGPITAEYDPERNQGVLVGECWEDRLECRQWGAHFPHVAGIAGQSNHGAQSVVLSGGYLDDEDHGEWFLYTGSGGRDLSGNKRTNKDQSFDQTFEKYNKALQVSCMKGYPLRVVRSHKEKRSSYAPEKGLRYDGIYRIEKCWTKVGIQGFKVCRYLFVRCDNEPAPWTSDQHGDRPRPLPAIPELKKATSIIERRTSPSWDFEEKDGCWKWKKSPPISKKTVQTLDPDDRKRSRRGRRNARDITVRERLLREFSCLLCGEVMTLPITTPCAHNFCKSCLEGAFTGKSLVRERNRGGRTLRTQKNIMSCPSCPTDISDFLQNPQVNRELMDAIVSLKSQKEEEENGDSAEEMSQDVDNSDNEITEIVEDAGVREYAENSPTKCNSERSPKRQKVDAVLGSPKTDDEDVNEIHITRTNGRGSPETNDEEVNGIHVTHANGKGSPETNVEEVNEIPVTHTNGTGSPVPVANCGKQDASPGGVKAITREKMKAEEVVGEDNGSPSSPLLVQSDFE; encoded by the exons ATGGCGCACGTTATCCACCTCCCGTGCGACGGAGACGGCGTCTGCATGCTCTGCAAAACGACGCCGTCGGACGAGGACCGGCTCACCTGCAAGACCTGCGCCACGCCGTGGCACGTGAGCTGTCTCTCGTCCCGTCCCGAATCGCTCGCTTCCACTCTCCACTGGGAGTGCCCGGACTGTTCTTCACTCACCGGCGACACGCCGGCCGTGCAATCGGCAGTCTCCGGCGACCTGATAGCCGCGATCCGGGCGATCGAGGCCGATGCGGCGCTGACGGAGCAGCAGAAGGCGTGTAAGCGACAGGAGCTGATGAGCGGGAAGGCGCAGCAGGAGGAAGACGAAGGCTGCGCCGGCAGGAAGGGAGTAAACGACGGCGTTTTGGATGGGATTTTCAATTGCTCGTTCTGTATGCAACTACCGGAGCGACCTGTGACG ACACCATGTGGCCACAATTTCTGCTTGAAGTGCTTCCAGAAATGGGTTGGACAAGGAAAGCGTACTTGTGCAAAGTGTCGCCATGTCATCCCTTCCAAAATGGCAAGTCAACCCCGCATCAATTCTTCACTTGTAGTTGCCATACGTATGGCGAAGCTGTCAAAATCACATGTTACTGAGGGGCCTGCAAAGTTATACCACTTTGTTCGAAACCAAGACAGGCCTGACAAAGCTTTCACTACTGAGCGGGCGCAAAATTCAGGAAAATCTAATGCTGCAAGTGGCAAGATATTTGTCACAATTCCAGCTGATCATTTTGGTCCTATAACTGCTGAATATGATCCTGAGAGAAACCAAGGGGTGCTGGTTGGGGAATGCTGGGAGGATAGGCTTGAATGTCGACAGTGGGGTGCACACTTTCCCCATGTTGCTGGTATAGCTGGACAGTCTAACCATGGTGCACAGTCAGTTGTGCTTTCAGGAGGGTACCTTGATGATGAGGATCATGGAGAGTGGTTCTTATACACAGGAAG TGGTGGAAGGGATTTGAGTGGGAATAAGCGAACAAACAAGGATCAGTCATTTGACCAGACATTTGAGAAATATAACAAGGCTCTCCAAGTTAGTTGCATGAAAGGGTATCCTTTACGGGTGGTAAG ATCACACAAGGAGAAGCGCTCCTCATATGCCCCTGAGAAAGGGTTGCGGTATGATGGAATCTATAGAATTGAAAAGTGTTGGACAAAGGTGGGAATCCAG GGGTTCAAGGTTTGCCGGTATCTTTTTGTTAGATGTGACAATGAACCTGCACCATGGACGAG TGATCAACACGGAGACCGGCCTAGACCTTTACCTGCAATACCTGAGCTGAAGAAAGCTACAAGTATAATAGAGAGGAGAACAAGTCCATCATGGGACTTTGAG GAAAAAGATGGCTGCTGGAAGTGGAAAAAATCACCACCTATCAGTAAAAAAACTGTTCAGACGTTAGATCCTGATGATCGAAAGAGGTCAAGAAGAGGAAGGAGGAACGCAAGGGATATTACTGTCCGAGAGAGGCTCTTAAGAG AATTCAGCTGCCTTCTTTGCGGGGAGGTCATGACATTACCAATAACCACTCCTTGTGCGCATAATTTTTGCAAGTCGTGTTTAGAAGGCGCTTTTACGGGAAAGAGTTTGGTAAGAGAAAGAAACAGAGGGGGAAGAACCCTCCGAACCCAAAAGAATATAATGAGTTGCCCTTCTTGCCCCACTGATATCTCTGATTTTCTTCAAAATCCTCAG GTGAACAGAGAGTTAATGGATGCGATTGTGTCACTTAAGTCACAGAAAGAAGAGGAAGAGAATGGGGATTCAGCTGAAGAAATGAGCCAAGATGTGGATAATTCTGACAACGAAATCACTGAAATTGTTGAAGATGCAGGTGTTAGAGAATACGCAGAGAATTCTCCTACAAAGTGCAACTCCGAAAGGAGTCCCAAACGACAGAAAGTTGATGCTGTGTTAGGATCACCAAAAACTGATGATGAGGATGTAAATGAAATTCACATCACCCGGACTAATGGCAGAGGCTCACCGGAAACCAATGATGAGGAG GTAAATGGAATTCATGTCACCCATGCTAATGGCAAAGGCTCACCGGAAACCAATGTTGAGGAGGTAAATGAAATTCCTGTCACCCATACAAATGGAACAGGCTCACCGGTTCCAGTTGCTAATTGCGGCAAGCAAGATGCTAGTCCAGGTGGTGTTAAAGCAATTACTAGAGAAAAGATGAAGGCCGAGGAAGTAGTAGGAGAAGATAATGGTTCCCCATCAAGTCCTCTCCTTGTGCAATCTGATTTTGAATGA